A genomic region of Salvelinus namaycush isolate Seneca chromosome 7, SaNama_1.0, whole genome shotgun sequence contains the following coding sequences:
- the LOC120050594 gene encoding SH2 domain-containing protein 1B2-like: MASALVVYHGAISKLECEDRLGKNGKNGAYLIRDSETIQAAMCLCVYRQKVVYTYRILQNNTGNYTLQTTPGVEEKFFKTLEELVHHYKCRGQGLVQHLCHLVKRKTLLQLPDPNIIEEVPDYEIVDASDYVEVLPS, encoded by the exons ATGGCGTCGGCTCTAGTGGTGTACCACGGGGCAATCAGTAAATTGGAGTGTGAGGATCGGCTTGGGAAGAACGGGAAGAACGGAGCCTACCTCATCAGAGACAGCGAAACTATCCAAGCagccatgtgtctgtgtgtcta TAGACAGAAGGTGGTGTATACCTACAGGATTCTCCAGAACAACACTGGAAACTACACCCTGCAG acaacACCTGGTGTAGAGGAGAAGTTCTTTAAGACATTAGAGGAGCTGGTCCACCATTATAAGTGTCGAGGGCAGGGATTGGTCCAGCACCTGTGCCACTTAGTCAAGAGAAAGACTCTGCTTCAACTTCCTGACCCCAATATCATCGAAGAGGTGCCTGATTATGAGA TTGTGGATGCATCAGACTACGTCGAGGTCCTGCCCTCCTGA